A single genomic interval of Malania oleifera isolate guangnan ecotype guangnan chromosome 11, ASM2987363v1, whole genome shotgun sequence harbors:
- the LOC131168371 gene encoding heme-binding-like protein At3g10130, chloroplastic, which translates to MGMVFGKISVETPKFEVLQSSDEYEIRKYPPSVIAEFTYDPSLFKGNRDGGFTALANYIGAIGEPQNTKREKIAMTAPVMTTAPAKSPEKIAMTAPVVTKEEKGLVTMQFLLPAKYATAAEAPAPADERVKIREEGERKYGVVRFGGVATEGAVGEKVERLKKGLERDGHRVMGDFSLARYNPPWTLPAFRTNEVMIPIE; encoded by the coding sequence ATGGGAATGGTTTTTGGGAAAATCTCCGTGGAAACTCCCAAATTCGAAGTCCTTCAATCTTCCGACGAGTACGAAATTCGGAAATACCCGCCGTCAGTAATCGCCGAATTCACGTACGATCCGTCGCTATTCAAGGGAAACAGAGACGGCGGCTTCACCGCTCTGGCCAATTACATCGGCGCAATCGGCGAGCCGCAGAACACGAAGCGCGAAAAGATCGCCATGACGGCGCCCGTAATGACCACGGCGCCAGCGAAGTCGCCGGAGAAGATTGCGATGACGGCCCCAGTAGTGACGAAGGAGGAGAAGGGGTTGGTGACGATGCAGTTCCTGCTGCCGGCAAAGTACGCGACGGCGGCGGAAGCGCCGGCGCCGGCGGACGAGAGGGTGAAGATAAGAGAGGAGGGGGAGAGGAAGTATGGGGTGGTGAGGTTTGGGGGAGTGGCGACGGAGGGGGCGGTGGGGGAGAAGGTGGAGAGGCTGAAGAAGGGGTTGGAGAGAGATGGGCACAGGGTGATGGGGGACTTCTCGCTGGCTCGGTACAACCCTCCTTGGACTTTGCCTGCTTTCAGGACTAATGAGGTTATGATCCCTATAGAGTGA